A genomic segment from Desulfonatronum lacustre DSM 10312 encodes:
- a CDS encoding TolB family protein — MHLFHVSDPRRLALLLLILSCVVFSVRDVGAQQTLSIDIFGPGQSQLNMVMAKPLGLAAGQQPPAEADTLAGYLEDYLGFMPFLRLIPGSRILGGDVLPGVTAQDMDFRRFRLERVDLVLTAGWGGPSGPVELRVFETFEQRLILGKAYTGATPADLPEIAARFCADLMAELTGQGDFFRSTLAVVRTHGENKEIWASSPLGQGMRQVTSLGGISMSPAWSRDGRRLVFTLIKDGRHYLGILDKESGDVRRVQLPGNSVISPVFDHRGNIFVSLNPEGSPNIYQLSEDLRMGPRVVQSWAIDISPSFDATGSKMAYVSSRLGNPHIFVVDIASGESRRVTYEGTYNTNPSLSPDGRLVVFSRQTSEGHRIFMHDLLTGRERQLTFGPRNDVSPAWAPDSYFIAFSSNRSGEYKIYLTTRNGDEARLVPLGEGEFASPAWTRQP; from the coding sequence ATGCACTTGTTTCATGTATCTGACCCGCGACGCTTGGCGCTGCTTTTGTTGATCCTGTCGTGCGTGGTCTTCTCGGTCCGAGACGTCGGCGCGCAACAAACCTTGAGCATCGATATCTTCGGCCCGGGGCAGTCCCAACTGAACATGGTCATGGCCAAGCCCCTGGGACTGGCCGCGGGACAGCAGCCTCCGGCCGAGGCCGATACTCTTGCCGGATATCTGGAGGATTATCTCGGATTCATGCCGTTTTTGCGGCTGATTCCGGGGAGCCGTATCTTGGGAGGTGACGTGCTGCCCGGAGTCACGGCCCAGGACATGGATTTCCGTCGGTTTCGGCTGGAACGGGTCGATCTCGTGCTTACCGCCGGATGGGGCGGTCCGAGCGGTCCGGTGGAGCTACGGGTCTTCGAGACCTTTGAACAGCGGCTGATTCTGGGCAAGGCCTACACTGGGGCGACCCCGGCGGATCTGCCCGAGATCGCGGCCAGGTTTTGCGCGGACCTCATGGCGGAACTGACCGGGCAGGGGGATTTTTTTCGTTCCACCTTGGCGGTGGTCCGGACCCACGGAGAGAACAAGGAAATCTGGGCCTCCTCTCCCCTGGGCCAGGGGATGCGTCAGGTGACCAGCCTGGGGGGCATCAGCATGAGCCCGGCCTGGTCCAGGGACGGACGACGACTGGTGTTCACCCTGATCAAAGACGGCCGGCATTATCTGGGGATTCTGGACAAGGAAAGCGGTGACGTTCGACGCGTTCAACTGCCTGGGAACAGTGTGATTTCTCCGGTATTCGACCACAGAGGCAATATTTTCGTCAGCTTGAATCCGGAAGGCAGTCCGAACATTTACCAGCTTTCCGAGGATCTGCGCATGGGCCCAAGAGTGGTTCAGAGCTGGGCCATCGATATTTCGCCGAGTTTCGACGCTACGGGCTCGAAAATGGCTTATGTTTCCAGCAGGCTCGGAAATCCTCATATTTTTGTTGTGGACATTGCCTCCGGGGAGTCCCGCCGGGTTACGTACGAGGGGACCTACAATACCAATCCCAGCCTGAGCCCGGACGGGCGACTGGTGGTTTTTTCTCGCCAAACCAGCGAAGGGCATAGAATTTTTATGCACGACCTGCTTACGGGGAGGGAACGGCAGTTGACTTTTGGGCCAAGAAATGATGTCAGTCCGGCTTGGGCACCGGATAGTTATTTTATTGCATTCAGTTCCAATCGGAGTGGGGAGTACAAGATTTATCTGACCACCCGGAACGGCGACGAGGCCCGGCTGGTGCCCCTGGGCGAGGGAGAGTTCGCGTCGCCGGCCTGGACGCGGCAACCGTGA
- the pal gene encoding peptidoglycan-associated lipoprotein Pal — protein MRGNWVVGLGLILAMMLAFGSGCAKKQVDSSPVGVSAEQAAEEARLREEARLREQQLAEERLARERSESERARLGQVAEMITANMIHFDFDRYDLRSDAREVLQTKAELLKQNPDVRLLIEGHTDERGTSEYNLALGERRARAAYEFLVLLGISPNRLQIVSYGKERPLNPASNETAWAQNRRAQFRILDM, from the coding sequence ATGAGGGGGAATTGGGTTGTTGGATTGGGGCTGATCCTGGCCATGATGCTGGCCTTCGGGTCTGGCTGCGCCAAGAAGCAGGTTGATTCGAGCCCGGTGGGCGTCAGTGCCGAACAGGCCGCTGAAGAGGCGAGACTGCGGGAAGAGGCCAGACTGCGGGAGCAGCAACTGGCTGAAGAGCGTTTGGCCAGGGAGCGTTCCGAATCGGAACGGGCCCGGTTGGGCCAGGTGGCTGAAATGATCACCGCGAACATGATTCATTTTGACTTTGACAGATACGACCTGCGTTCGGACGCTCGGGAAGTCTTGCAGACCAAGGCCGAGTTGCTGAAGCAAAACCCGGATGTCCGCCTGCTGATTGAAGGTCATACCGACGAACGAGGCACCTCCGAGTACAACCTGGCCTTGGGTGAGCGCCGTGCCCGGGCCGCGTATGAGTTCCTGGTCCTTTTGGGCATCAGCCCCAATCGACTGCAGATCGTCAGCTACGGCAAGGAACGCCCCTTGAATCCGGCCAGCAACGAGACCGCCTGGGCCCAGAACCGTCGCGCGCAGTTCCGGATACTTGATATGTAG
- a CDS encoding phosphatidylglycerophosphatase A family protein, giving the protein MPAFLDRVASTIATLGPFGLLPKAPGTWGSLAAVVAAPWLFMPLSFSLRVLVLAGVLVVGTWAAARAERLFGRKDPGCVVVDELLGQWLTLLPFAALTPLQLAAGFVFFRVADILKPWPVRTVERRVPGGLGVMLDDAVAALPAATLLWLVVLLT; this is encoded by the coding sequence ATGCCCGCTTTTCTCGACCGCGTCGCTTCGACCATCGCCACCCTCGGACCGTTCGGCCTTCTGCCCAAGGCTCCGGGGACATGGGGCTCCCTGGCCGCGGTGGTCGCCGCTCCATGGCTGTTCATGCCGCTGTCTTTTTCCCTGCGCGTGCTGGTACTTGCGGGTGTGCTGGTGGTCGGGACCTGGGCCGCGGCCAGGGCCGAGCGGTTATTCGGACGCAAGGATCCCGGATGCGTGGTGGTGGACGAGTTGTTGGGTCAGTGGTTGACTCTGCTGCCCTTTGCCGCGCTGACCCCCCTGCAACTGGCCGCGGGCTTCGTGTTCTTCCGAGTTGCCGATATTCTCAAACCCTGGCCGGTTCGCACGGTGGAACGGCGGGTTCCCGGAGGGCTGGGGGTGATGCTCGACGACGCGGTGGCCGCGCTACCGGCGGCGACCCTGCTCTGGCTCGTGGTTTTGCTGACATAG
- a CDS encoding DUF1134 domain-containing protein, producing MNTFRRTIIVMGLTAWLCSFLALTQVMAQAPPEMESESQTYSEEEIRNQVEGFFEGTTEGLADILNRVFADQGRPTGFIKGDEAGGALVVGLRYGKGQLQLKGQSPVDVYWQGPSMGFDVGLHAAKVFTLVYNLTDPNLIFQRFPGVDGSVYVLGGFSMNYQKSNEIVLAPIRTGVGLRLGASVGYLHYTRQEHINPF from the coding sequence ATGAACACTTTTCGACGTACGATCATCGTCATGGGGCTGACGGCTTGGCTCTGCTCCTTCCTGGCCCTGACCCAGGTCATGGCCCAAGCCCCCCCTGAAATGGAAAGCGAATCCCAAACCTACAGCGAGGAAGAAATCCGTAATCAGGTGGAGGGCTTTTTCGAAGGGACCACCGAAGGGTTGGCCGACATCCTGAACAGAGTATTCGCCGACCAAGGCCGTCCAACCGGATTCATCAAGGGCGACGAGGCCGGCGGGGCCTTGGTGGTCGGGCTGCGTTACGGCAAGGGGCAGTTGCAGCTAAAGGGGCAATCCCCTGTTGACGTGTACTGGCAGGGGCCGTCCATGGGCTTCGACGTTGGGCTGCATGCCGCGAAGGTCTTCACCCTGGTCTACAACCTGACCGACCCCAACCTGATTTTCCAGCGTTTCCCAGGGGTGGACGGCAGTGTCTACGTCCTCGGCGGGTTCAGCATGAACTACCAAAAGAGCAATGAGATCGTCCTCGCGCCCATCCGCACCGGTGTCGGCCTGCGCCTGGGTGCCAGCGTGGGCTACCTGCACTACACGAGACAGGAGCACATCAACCCGTTCTGA
- a CDS encoding sensor histidine kinase: MDAAESLRSAMEMCAPLAQGKQIRFENNLESGRSQRGAPGGAPEGAWVLGDKSRLVQVFQNILENAIRFSPEKGKVTISCRPDGEYMVFAIRDHGAGIPREHQERLFERFYRQDAARSEGNGGTGLGLAICKHIVRHHGGRIWVESIPGEGATFLFTLKAAQQGRKSGAS; the protein is encoded by the coding sequence ATGGACGCCGCCGAGTCCTTGCGCTCGGCCATGGAGATGTGCGCCCCCTTGGCCCAGGGCAAGCAAATCCGGTTCGAAAACAATCTGGAGTCGGGCAGGAGCCAAAGAGGCGCTCCAGGAGGTGCCCCGGAAGGTGCATGGGTGCTTGGCGACAAGTCCCGGCTCGTCCAGGTTTTTCAGAACATTCTGGAAAACGCCATCCGATTCAGCCCCGAAAAAGGCAAGGTGACCATTTCCTGCCGTCCGGATGGCGAATACATGGTCTTCGCCATCCGGGACCACGGCGCCGGGATTCCCCGCGAACACCAGGAACGCCTCTTTGAACGGTTCTACCGCCAGGACGCGGCCCGTAGCGAGGGCAACGGCGGAACGGGCCTGGGGCTGGCCATCTGCAAGCACATCGTCCGCCACCACGGCGGCCGAATATGGGTGGAAAGCATCCCGGGCGAAGGCGCGACCTTTCTGTTCACCCTTAAGGCCGCGCAGCAAGGCAGGAAATCCGGGGCGAGTTGA
- a CDS encoding inorganic phosphate transporter, giving the protein MDLVTIVLILAVVGGLLMAFSIGANDAANAMASSVGSRAITVKQAVLIASTLAFAGAVFLGANVAATISRGIINPEMIPDQNILMLGMLAALLSAGLWVLLATLFGFPVSTTHSIVGSILGFGFVAGGPEVVRWGTMVGIVLSWIISPFFGALLAYLVFSHIRKKVLSARDFVRNAKLWAPFWLAMTVVLVMTSFLLKMPMGKALGISVYAIFGFACVVAAVVWGVGYLVVGRLLHGVEQGPESMEELFRRMQIGMACYMALSLGANDVANAIGPVAAIWVIARTGGLAATAEVPLWLLLFGGMGIAVGVMVLGKRVMSTVGERITLLTNTRGFSVGFGAATTVLMASNLGMPVSTTHATVGGVVGVGLARGFAAVDFRVLGKIVMYWLLTVPIAAFTSIVIFQLLRWSVY; this is encoded by the coding sequence ATGGACCTCGTCACCATCGTCCTGATTCTGGCTGTTGTCGGAGGCCTGCTGATGGCCTTCAGCATCGGCGCCAACGACGCCGCCAACGCCATGGCCTCCTCCGTGGGTTCACGGGCCATCACCGTCAAACAGGCGGTGCTGATTGCTTCCACTCTGGCTTTCGCGGGCGCCGTGTTTCTCGGCGCCAACGTAGCCGCGACCATCTCCAGGGGGATTATCAATCCGGAGATGATTCCGGATCAAAATATCCTGATGTTGGGGATGTTGGCGGCGTTGCTTTCTGCCGGGTTGTGGGTACTTCTGGCCACGCTGTTCGGCTTTCCGGTTTCCACCACCCATTCCATCGTCGGGAGCATTCTCGGTTTCGGGTTCGTGGCGGGCGGGCCGGAGGTAGTCCGGTGGGGCACAATGGTCGGCATTGTGCTGTCCTGGATCATTTCACCGTTTTTTGGAGCTTTGCTGGCCTACCTGGTCTTTTCGCACATTCGCAAAAAAGTCTTGAGTGCTCGGGACTTTGTCCGCAACGCCAAGCTATGGGCCCCTTTTTGGCTGGCCATGACCGTGGTTTTGGTGATGACGTCCTTTTTGCTGAAGATGCCCATGGGCAAGGCCCTTGGAATCAGCGTCTACGCCATTTTCGGCTTTGCTTGCGTCGTGGCTGCGGTGGTCTGGGGCGTCGGCTACCTGGTGGTGGGCCGACTTCTGCACGGCGTGGAGCAGGGGCCGGAATCCATGGAGGAACTGTTTCGGCGGATGCAGATCGGCATGGCCTGCTACATGGCCCTGTCCCTGGGGGCGAATGACGTGGCCAACGCCATCGGGCCCGTGGCGGCTATTTGGGTTATCGCCCGAACCGGAGGTTTGGCGGCCACGGCCGAGGTGCCTCTCTGGCTTTTGCTGTTTGGAGGAATGGGCATTGCCGTGGGGGTTATGGTGCTCGGGAAGCGGGTCATGTCTACTGTGGGGGAACGGATCACTCTGCTGACCAACACCCGCGGTTTTTCCGTGGGCTTCGGTGCGGCCACCACGGTTCTGATGGCCTCGAATCTGGGGATGCCGGTTTCCACCACCCATGCTACGGTGGGCGGTGTGGTTGGAGTCGGCCTGGCAAGAGGTTTTGCCGCGGTGGATTTTCGGGTTTTGGGGAAAATTGTGATGTACTGGTTGCTGACCGTTCCAATCGCCGCCTTTACGTCCATTGTTATTTTTCAACTATTACGATGGTCCGTGTATTAA
- a CDS encoding DUF47 domain-containing protein yields the protein MRVRIPFLSMIGGRSPMDGLLEHYSQVEAAMTIINESLLCYIGGGSACKEFQLLKQELDQLEEKADKIKRNTRNHLPRGLFMAVDKTLFLNYTRAQDNILDSAQDALDWLNIHTVKIPGTLRTGGLTMVEGAIRTVELLKPALEGTIRLLHTDFADRQAVKDGYRAVRSQHNDVRKMKSLLFRELFSADMEFKDVFQLLHFFEYMHEMSHNAEGCADILRAMIAR from the coding sequence ATGCGGGTTCGAATTCCTTTTTTGAGCATGATTGGCGGGCGTTCGCCCATGGACGGTCTGCTGGAGCACTACAGTCAGGTGGAAGCCGCCATGACGATCATCAACGAGTCGTTGTTGTGCTATATTGGTGGCGGCAGTGCGTGCAAGGAGTTCCAGCTTTTGAAGCAGGAACTGGATCAGCTTGAGGAAAAGGCGGACAAGATCAAGCGCAACACCCGCAACCATTTGCCCCGCGGTCTGTTCATGGCCGTGGATAAGACCTTGTTTCTGAACTACACCCGGGCCCAGGACAACATCCTGGACTCGGCCCAGGACGCTCTGGACTGGCTGAACATCCATACGGTGAAGATCCCCGGAACCTTGCGCACCGGCGGCTTGACCATGGTCGAGGGCGCGATTCGGACCGTGGAACTGCTCAAGCCGGCTCTGGAAGGGACCATCCGGCTACTGCACACGGACTTCGCGGACCGCCAAGCGGTCAAGGACGGCTACCGGGCCGTGCGCAGCCAGCACAACGACGTGCGCAAGATGAAGTCCTTGCTGTTTCGCGAACTGTTCAGCGCGGATATGGAATTCAAGGACGTCTTCCAACTTCTGCATTTTTTCGAATACATGCACGAGATGAGTCACAACGCCGAAGGCTGCGCGGACATCCTGCGGGCGATGATCGCGAGATAA
- a CDS encoding cytochrome ubiquinol oxidase subunit I, with the protein MSYPVWELYWAGGGLLIAVIAIIHVFIAHFAIGGGLFLVLTERKGLRENNRGILDYTHRHAKFFLIVTLVFGALTGVGIWFTISLVAPAATSQLIHTFVFAWAIEWVFFLAEIVAIFVYFYTFGKMEPRRHMLIGWLYFFFAWMSLFMINGIIGFMLTPGDWLTTRDFWDGFFNPSFWPALAFRTFIALILAGLYGFVTATWEKDPELRETLVRHCAKWLLVPFGFLLLSGWWYVSILPEGPTAMILGRNPEIVPYFQGFLWISALLFIGGLIMAVRMPAGIKRPMALVLLAIGLFYMGSFEMIREAGRRPYVIYGHMYSNAIIKGTEDAITQAGYLQSAKWTQHREITEANKQAAGRELFRGQCSSCHSIDGPLNDIRPLTAKFGVFGMDAMISGIGRVYEYMPRFAGTPQERDALANFLVHAVHKREAPLPDQGLPQRPEQTAEVTIPPFDPDQDEYVLLAWCNLGEKCITDCDAHWSLLPPGSTLYAQLVRRDFQPEIVTENVVITYTAPPGSRDPASQVEFWDYADSLIGKELPRNVGPTGMGLTGEMTLNPTFRTFMASGIPVLPYADDGSLNPYPIFTIEARNAETGELLAMTQAVAPVSTEVGCHNCHGGTWRRDGAMGIAADTASDVLAVHDRRHGTTLLAQAEQGNPVLCQSCHPDPLLNAEGDPQRLNLPAAIHGFHVHYLLDRPGPEPCHACHPTGPDSFTYCARGVHASEVGLTCTHCHGTLEDHALTLLKGEQEAGKPQAQRLMRDLRPRVVSTVDDINPRTPWNDQPDCLSCHVDYERPVSRDVSAFNDWVRGPSGLYRLRTDESGLMCQACHGPTHAEYPAVNAFHPDLDAVQPLQYQGNKGVIGSRDNCAVCHIEEMYYDFHHPNTVKY; encoded by the coding sequence ATGAGTTATCCTGTCTGGGAACTGTATTGGGCCGGCGGCGGCCTGCTCATCGCGGTCATCGCCATCATCCATGTCTTCATCGCCCACTTCGCCATCGGCGGGGGGCTGTTTCTGGTGCTCACCGAGCGCAAGGGCTTACGGGAAAACAACCGAGGCATCCTGGACTACACCCACCGCCACGCCAAGTTCTTCCTGATCGTGACCCTGGTTTTCGGGGCCCTGACCGGGGTGGGCATCTGGTTCACCATTTCCCTGGTCGCCCCGGCGGCCACCTCCCAGCTGATCCACACCTTCGTCTTTGCCTGGGCCATCGAGTGGGTCTTTTTTCTGGCCGAGATCGTGGCCATCTTCGTCTACTTCTACACCTTCGGTAAAATGGAGCCCCGTCGGCACATGCTCATCGGCTGGCTGTATTTCTTCTTTGCCTGGATGTCCCTGTTCATGATCAACGGGATCATCGGCTTCATGCTCACCCCCGGAGACTGGCTGACCACCCGGGACTTCTGGGACGGCTTCTTTAATCCGTCCTTTTGGCCGGCCCTGGCCTTCCGGACCTTCATCGCCCTAATCCTGGCCGGACTCTACGGCTTTGTCACCGCCACCTGGGAAAAGGACCCGGAACTGCGCGAAACCCTGGTCCGGCACTGCGCCAAGTGGCTGCTGGTTCCCTTCGGCTTTCTGCTGCTCTCCGGCTGGTGGTACGTGTCCATCCTGCCCGAAGGTCCCACGGCCATGATCCTGGGCCGCAACCCGGAAATCGTGCCCTACTTCCAGGGCTTTTTGTGGATATCGGCCCTGCTGTTCATCGGCGGCCTGATCATGGCCGTGCGCATGCCCGCGGGGATCAAACGGCCCATGGCCTTGGTCCTGCTGGCCATCGGCCTGTTCTACATGGGCAGCTTCGAGATGATCCGCGAGGCCGGGCGCCGACCCTACGTGATCTACGGCCACATGTACTCCAACGCCATCATCAAGGGCACCGAGGACGCCATCACCCAGGCCGGATACCTCCAGTCCGCCAAGTGGACCCAACACCGGGAAATCACCGAGGCCAACAAGCAGGCCGCCGGACGGGAGCTGTTCCGAGGGCAGTGTTCGTCCTGCCATTCCATCGATGGTCCGCTCAACGACATCCGTCCGCTGACCGCCAAGTTCGGGGTCTTCGGCATGGACGCGATGATCTCCGGCATCGGCCGGGTCTACGAATACATGCCCCGCTTCGCGGGCACGCCCCAGGAACGCGACGCCCTGGCCAACTTTCTGGTTCACGCGGTCCACAAGCGGGAAGCGCCCCTTCCGGATCAAGGGCTGCCTCAACGACCGGAACAAACAGCCGAGGTGACCATCCCGCCCTTTGATCCGGACCAGGACGAGTATGTGCTGCTGGCCTGGTGCAACCTGGGCGAAAAGTGCATCACGGACTGCGACGCCCACTGGTCCCTGCTGCCCCCGGGCAGTACGCTTTACGCCCAGTTGGTCCGCCGGGATTTCCAGCCGGAAATCGTCACCGAGAACGTGGTCATCACCTACACCGCGCCTCCGGGCTCCAGGGACCCGGCCTCCCAGGTGGAGTTCTGGGACTACGCGGACTCCCTGATCGGCAAGGAACTGCCGCGCAACGTGGGGCCCACCGGAATGGGACTGACCGGGGAAATGACCCTCAACCCGACCTTCCGGACCTTCATGGCCAGCGGAATTCCGGTCCTGCCCTATGCGGACGACGGCTCCCTGAATCCCTATCCGATCTTCACCATTGAGGCCCGGAACGCCGAAACCGGCGAGTTGCTGGCCATGACCCAGGCCGTCGCCCCGGTCTCCACCGAGGTGGGCTGTCACAACTGTCACGGCGGAACCTGGCGTCGGGACGGGGCCATGGGCATTGCCGCGGACACGGCCTCGGACGTCCTGGCCGTGCATGACCGTCGCCACGGAACCACCTTGCTGGCCCAGGCCGAACAGGGCAATCCGGTACTCTGCCAAAGCTGCCACCCGGATCCGCTGCTGAACGCCGAGGGCGACCCCCAGCGGCTGAATCTGCCCGCGGCCATCCACGGCTTCCACGTCCACTACCTGCTGGACCGCCCCGGCCCGGAACCCTGCCACGCCTGCCACCCCACCGGGCCGGACAGCTTCACGTACTGCGCCCGAGGGGTCCACGCCAGTGAGGTCGGACTGACCTGCACCCATTGCCACGGCACCCTGGAAGACCACGCCCTGACCCTGCTCAAGGGCGAACAAGAGGCCGGCAAGCCCCAGGCCCAGCGGCTGATGCGCGACCTGCGGCCCCGGGTGGTCAGCACGGTGGACGACATCAACCCGCGCACGCCGTGGAACGACCAGCCGGACTGCCTGTCCTGCCACGTGGACTATGAACGCCCCGTAAGTCGCGACGTTTCCGCCTTCAACGACTGGGTCCGCGGCCCTTCGGGACTGTACCGCCTGCGCACCGACGAATCCGGCCTGATGTGCCAGGCCTGCCACGGCCCCACCCACGCCGAATACCCGGCAGTAAACGCGTTCCACCCGGACCTGGACGCCGTCCAGCCCCTGCAATACCAGGGCAACAAGGGCGTGATCGGCAGCCGTGACAACTGCGCGGTCTGCCACATCGAGGAAATGTACTACGACTTCCACCACCCGAATACGGTGAAGTATTGA